A region of Geobacillus sp. 46C-IIa DNA encodes the following proteins:
- a CDS encoding O-methyltransferase: MLAKDVVHYLQQLRPAPDPDIAEMERYAHEHRVPIMDPVSMEVLLFVLKTAKPRHILEIGTAIGYSAIRMAKALPGARIVTIEKDRERYERARFYIGKTNTGRQIEAVFGDALAVEAGVAAAAPFDALFIDAAKGQYKRFFTLYEPFLAEGGLIISDNVLFKGLVAAETPADNKRLWNIAQKIRRYNEWLMARSDYDTVIIPVGDGLAISKKRGERE; this comes from the coding sequence TTGCTTGCCAAAGACGTCGTTCATTATTTGCAGCAGCTGCGCCCAGCGCCGGATCCGGATATCGCAGAAATGGAGCGGTACGCGCATGAACATCGCGTGCCGATTATGGATCCGGTGAGCATGGAAGTGCTGCTGTTCGTGTTGAAAACCGCCAAACCGCGCCACATTTTGGAAATCGGCACAGCGATCGGCTATTCGGCGATCCGGATGGCGAAAGCGCTGCCGGGGGCGCGCATTGTGACGATTGAAAAAGACCGGGAGCGGTACGAACGCGCCCGTTTTTATATCGGAAAGACAAACACCGGGCGGCAAATCGAGGCGGTCTTCGGCGATGCGCTTGCGGTTGAGGCTGGCGTGGCCGCCGCTGCGCCGTTTGATGCGCTGTTTATCGACGCCGCCAAAGGGCAATACAAGCGCTTTTTTACGCTTTATGAACCGTTTCTCGCTGAAGGCGGCCTCATTATCAGTGACAACGTGCTGTTTAAAGGGCTCGTCGCCGCCGAAACGCCCGCGGATAATAAGCGGCTTTGGAATATCGCGCAAAAAATTCGCCGCTATAATGAGTGGCTGATGGCCCGGAGCGATTATGACACGGTCATCATTCCGGTCGGTGATGGGCTCGCTATATCGAAAAAACGAGGTGAACGAGAATGA